The DNA window GGCGACCGCGTGACGGTGACGCGCCGGGGCGAGCCGGGAGTCGTCATCACGGGGATATCGGGCATCGCCGGCCCCCTGCCGATGGACCCCGCCGCGAACACCGCCACGGTCGGGCTGGTGCGGATGCTGGATGACGTTCGGCCGGGATTCGGGCTGGAAGTTTCGATCGAGAAGGGCATTCCGCTGGGCTCGGGGACGGGCGGATCGGCCGCGTCGGCGGTTGCGGGAATCGTCGCGGCGAATGCGCTGCTGCCGGAGCCGCTGGAGCCCGCGGCGCTCTTCCGATACGCCTTGATGGGAGAAGCGGTGGCCAGCGGCGCCGTCCACGGCGACAACGTGGCCCCGTGCCTCTTCGGCGGCCTGGTGCTCGTCCGCTCCGCCGAGCCGATGGATGTCGTCGCGCTTCCCGTACCCGCCACGCTGCGCTGCGCGATGGCGCGCCCCCACCAGCGGCTGGACACGCGCGCCGCCCGCCAGGTGCTTCCGCCCGCGTATCCGCTGCACGACGTCATTCGCCAGACGGCGAACCTGGCGGGCGTGGTCGCCGGCTGCTGCACGGGCGACCTGGAGCTCGTCGGCCGCTCGTTGCG is part of the Longimicrobium sp. genome and encodes:
- a CDS encoding homoserine kinase, encoding MTRPPQRATAFAPASASNLAVGFDILGHPAGPTGDRVTVTRRGEPGVVITGISGIAGPLPMDPAANTATVGLVRMLDDVRPGFGLEVSIEKGIPLGSGTGGSAASAVAGIVAANALLPEPLEPAALFRYALMGEAVASGAVHGDNVAPCLFGGLVLVRSAEPMDVVALPVPATLRCAMARPHQRLDTRAARQVLPPAYPLHDVIRQTANLAGVVAGCCTGDLELVGRSLRDVLIEPHRAALIPGFYEVKEAAMKAGALGCSISGAGPSLFAWCDGDAIADAVRGAMVGAFAARGVAADGWTCAVGGPGARVEEVA